GTGCGGAGTTAGTAATACTTGCGATGTCGGCGGACGAAGTTGCGAAGGTCTTGCCGACGATTTTGCGGACGGCACTGGCGGGCGCCGTCGTGACGGACACGGCCGGTGCGAAAGAAGAGATTATGTCGATTGCGCGCGGCGTCGAAGATGCTCGCGCGATTTTTATTGGCGGACATCCGTTGGCCGGAAGTCAGCGGCAGGGAATCGCCAATGCACATCCTGAGTTGTTCGCGAGCGCCTATTGGCTTCTGACTCCGCCTGACGACGTGCCGATGGACAAGCTGACCGCATTCAAGTGGTGGATCCGCACATTGGGTGCTTATCCGATTGTGCTACAGTCGGATGTCCATGATAAGATAATCGCTTCGACGACGCACATGCCGCTGATTTTCGCCTTAGCTCTGACCGATTGGCTGGCCAACGAGAGCCGGGATCTTCCGCTGCTGCAGAAGATAGCGACGGGACATTTTCAGCAGATGACGGCGATGGCGGCGCTTCCGCTTGGCGCGTGGGAATCGGTGCTGGCTGCCAATCGTGAACAGGTGCTTGAGTCATTAAAGAAATTTCGCAAGCACTTCGACGATGTGGAAGCCTTATTCAAGTCAGGTGAGCTGGAAGCGGTTTGGCAGCGAGCGTATTCATTTCAGAGGAAGCTGGCGCGCGAACGTCCGGGCGATTGGGACTCGCAGTCGGAGTTAACGGTCATTGCACCGGATCGACCGGGAGTTTTAGCGGCCATCGCGGGGCTTCTGGCGGAGCATGACATAAACATACGTGACATAGGGGTTTTGCACAGCCGCGAACGGCAAGGAGGCATGTTGCGTGTGACATTGGAGTCGCTTGCGGATTCACGGAATGCTATTCAGATCTTGAAATTGCACGGGTACACGGCAATGCGCCGCGATTAACCGAATGCTTTGACCTTTCACCCAGCGTGAATGCTGGACATGTTACATTATGCGGTCTCGAAGATTTTCGGGGCCGCTTTTTATTGCCTTGGATTCGGCGGTGTCCGCTGCTGTTGTAGTGATCTCTTTCCCCGTGGGTAGTTGAGTGATTTACTCAAGCGGACAAGTTGCTTGCTGACGTTCCGGG
This genomic interval from bacterium contains the following:
- a CDS encoding prephenate dehydrogenase/arogenate dehydrogenase family protein produces the protein MKAMQFTGTVVGYDREEVLQEAIMRGAIDQGVGDISEAIAGAELVILAMSADEVAKVLPTILRTALAGAVVTDTAGAKEEIMSIARGVEDARAIFIGGHPLAGSQRQGIANAHPELFASAYWLLTPPDDVPMDKLTAFKWWIRTLGAYPIVLQSDVHDKIIASTTHMPLIFALALTDWLANESRDLPLLQKIATGHFQQMTAMAALPLGAWESVLAANREQVLESLKKFRKHFDDVEALFKSGELEAVWQRAYSFQRKLARERPGDWDSQSELTVIAPDRPGVLAAIAGLLAEHDINIRDIGVLHSRERQGGMLRVTLESLADSRNAIQILKLHGYTAMRRD